In Candidatus Syntrophosphaera sp., a single genomic region encodes these proteins:
- a CDS encoding GWxTD domain-containing protein — translation MRRAIKLSLLLLLACAALGGQELIYEKYPEGVDLWVLIPYNSLLFRQDADAVEYQLTLEIKNQATRQTWNFEQVIPVLKRDWLQNTALPVYFQAELDPGKHQALLRLKNLATGGKTDLKRTFSVGEAFTEIGQPYLLVLKEGISFIPSDLGKLPVPVENCGIRQKFSAAIDSVHITLRDSLLYILNPEREIRSDLTRFVNNDSAGNLAISFFEGNIRYNMAPFLFNQWFTYNARYSYKEQIQQLRYIANQNEWKSIRSVPEDMYQEVIDRFWQVHDPSPGTLRNEARESFYQRVITADERFTVHKRLKGWSSDRGRIYIKYGEPDEIYSEVHPIDLYPFIIWYYYGQNLEFVFSDTGGFGQFRLRNKDEEY, via the coding sequence ATGAGAAGAGCAATTAAACTTTCCCTGTTGCTTCTGCTGGCCTGCGCGGCACTGGGCGGGCAGGAACTGATCTACGAAAAGTATCCGGAGGGGGTGGACCTCTGGGTGCTGATACCCTATAATTCCCTGCTATTCAGGCAGGACGCGGACGCGGTCGAGTATCAGCTGACGCTCGAGATAAAAAACCAGGCGACCAGGCAGACCTGGAATTTCGAGCAAGTCATCCCCGTGCTGAAGAGGGATTGGCTGCAGAACACCGCCCTGCCTGTGTACTTCCAGGCGGAGCTGGACCCCGGCAAGCATCAGGCCCTCCTGCGCTTGAAGAATCTGGCCACGGGCGGCAAAACCGACCTGAAACGGACATTCTCGGTGGGCGAGGCTTTCACTGAGATCGGCCAGCCCTATCTGCTGGTTTTGAAAGAGGGGATATCCTTCATTCCCTCCGATCTGGGCAAGCTGCCGGTCCCTGTGGAGAACTGCGGCATCAGGCAGAAATTCAGCGCGGCGATCGACAGCGTTCACATCACGCTGCGAGACAGCCTGCTCTATATTCTGAATCCCGAACGCGAGATCCGGAGCGACCTGACCCGGTTTGTCAACAACGACTCGGCCGGGAACCTTGCCATCAGCTTCTTTGAAGGGAATATCCGCTACAACATGGCGCCCTTCCTCTTCAACCAGTGGTTCACCTACAACGCCCGCTACAGCTATAAGGAACAGATCCAGCAACTGCGCTACATCGCCAACCAGAACGAATGGAAGAGCATTCGCTCCGTTCCGGAGGACATGTATCAAGAGGTGATAGACCGGTTCTGGCAAGTGCATGATCCCAGCCCCGGAACGCTGCGCAACGAAGCCCGCGAAAGTTTCTACCAAAGGGTGATCACGGCCGATGAGCGGTTCACCGTCCACAAAAGATTGAAGGGTTGGAGCTCCGACCGCGGTAGAATATATATCAAGTACGGTGAACCGGACGAAATTTACAGTGAGGTCCATCCCATCGACCTGTATCCGTTCATAATCTGGTACTATTACGGCCAGAATCTGGAATTTGTGTTTTCCGACACGGGCGGATTCGGCCAATTCAGACTGAGGAACAAAGATGAGGAATATTAG